The genome window CGTGACCGCGGACCGGATCGACGAGCACGAGGTCGCCCCCGAGGCGTACAGCTTCTCCCCCGCGGCGGCGGACGCGCTGAACGCGACGCGGGCGGGGGGCGGGCGCGTATTCGCCGTCGGCACGACTTCCTGCCGCGTGCTGGAGACGGTCGCCGCGGGCGGCCCCTTCCAGCCGGGGCGGGGATGGACGAACCTCTTCATCCGTCCCCCGTACACCTTTCGCGCCGTGGACGCTCTCGTGACGAACTTCCACCTGCCGCGCTCCAGCCTGCTCATGCTCGTCGCGGCATTCGCGGGACGGAAACTCACGCTCGAGGCCTACGCGCACGCGATCCGCGAGCGATACCGCTTCTATTCCTACGGCGACGCGATGCTCATCACATGAAACTCAGCGCATGAGAACGATCCCGTGACCGGACCCGCGGACGGCGGACGTTTCGACGTCGAGGGCACGAGCGGGCGGGCGCGCGCCGCGACGCTCCGCCTGTCGCGCGGCACGATCCACACCCCCTGCTTCATGCCGGTCGGGACGCTGGGGACGGTGAAGTCGCTCACCCCCGGAGAACTCCGCGACGCGGGGGTGGAGGTGCTGCTCGGGAACGCCTATCACCTCTACCTGAGGCCGGGCACGCGCGTGATCGAGGAACTCGGCGGACTCCACCGGTTCATGGGATGGGACGGTCCCATCCTCACCGATTCGGGCGGATTCCAGGTCTTCTCGCTCGCCCGCATCAACCGGATCGACGACGACGGCGTCACCTTCCGCAGCCACCTGGATGGGAGTAAGCACCGGCTGACGCCGGAACTCTCGATGGAGATCCAGGCCGCGATCGGCTCCGACATCCGCATGGCCTTCGACGAGTGTCCCCCGGGCGAGTCCTCTCCCGAGGCCGCGCGGGCCGCGGTCGAACGCACGCTCGCCTGGCTGGCCCGGTGCCGGGCGAGTCATGAGGCGCTGAGGGATGCGCAGCGGGATGCGCCCCCCGGAGGGGACGGGCTTCTCTTTCCCATCGTCCAGGGCGCCTCCTACGACGACCTTCGCCTCGAATCCGTCGAACGCACGCTCGCCCTGGGCGACTGGCCGGGCGTCGGGATCGGCGGACTCTCCGTGGGCGAGGAGAAGGAGGTGACGCACCGCGTGCTCGACGGCATCGAACCCGCCCTCCCCCAAGATCGGCCCCGCTACCTGATGGGCGTCGGCTATCCCGACGACGTCATCGAGGCGGTGCGGCGCGGCGTGGACATGTTCGACTGCGTGGCGCCGACCCGGAACGGGCGCAACGGCACCGCCTTCACGGCCGAGGGCCGCCTCAACATCAAGGGCGCGCGCTTCGCATCCGACCCCGCGCCGCTCGACGAGACGTGCGACTGCCCGTGCTGCGCCGGCTACAGCCGCGCCTACCTGCGGCACCTCTTCGTGAGCGGCGAACTGCTCGGCCTGCGGCTCCTCTCCCTGCACAACGTGCGCTTCCTGATCCGATTGACTTCCCGTGCGCGCGCGGCGATCCTGCGGGGCGAATACGACCGCTGGGCCGACGACTGGCTCGCCACCTACCGGCGCGGCTCCCCGCGCCCCGCGACCGAACAGGAAGGTGAGGACGGACGATGCTGATGCTGAACCTCATGGGCGCCCCCGAGGGAGGGACGGCGAATCCGGCCGCCACCATGATGATGATGTTCGGATTCATCGCCATCTTCTACTTCATCTTCTTCCGTCCGCAGCGAAAGCAGCAGAAGGAGCACGCGGAACTGGTCAAGAACCTGAAGCGGGGGGACAAGGTCTCGACGATCGGCGGCATCGTGGGCGAGATCGTCCACCTCACGAACGACATCGTCACGATCAGGAGCGGCGACACCCGAATCGAGGTCGAGCGCTCCAAGATCGGAAGAGTCAACCCGTAGCAGCCACCCTCCGTGTTCGACGCGTGGTCCGGCCGTGATCCTCGACATCCGCATCTTCGGAGACCCCGTCCTGCGGGAGAAGTGCGCCCCCGTGACGGAGATCGACGATGAGGTCCGCCGGCTCGCCGCGGATATGCAGGAGACGATGTACGACGCGGACGGGATCGGTCTCGCGGCGCCCCAGGTGGGGGTGCCGATCCGTCTCTTCGTCTACGACGTCCGCGAAGAGGGGGTCTCGCCCGGCGTCCTCGTGAACCCCGAGATCGTCGAGGAGAAGGGCGCGGTCAAGGAGGAAGAGGGGTGTCTGAGCATCCCCGGGCTGTCGGAGACCGTCGAACGGAGCGAGTCCATCGTCGCCCGCGGCCTCGGCCTGGATGGACAGCCGGTGGAGATCCGCGCCGACGGCATTCTGAGCCGCTGCATCCAGCACGAGAGGGACCACCTGGACGGGATTCTCTTCCTGGATCGCGTGAGTCCGCTCAAGCGCAAGATCCTGCTCGCGAAGTGGCGGAAACAGGAGCGGGACTGAAGCGGCTGCGGGCGGCATGAGGGTCCTGTTCTGGGGTACGCCGGAGTTCGGACTCCCCTCGCTGGAAGCGATGCGGGGGGCGGGGCACGACATCGCGGGCGTCGTCACGAACCCGGACCGGCCGGCCGGCCGCGGGAGGCGTCCGCGGACGAGTCCGGTGAAGGCGTGGGCGATCGAGGCCGGGCTCCCGGTGCTTCAGCCCGAACGGCCCGGCGAGGAGGCCTTCCTCGCCGCCGCCCGCCGCCTGCGCCCCGACATCTCCGTCGTCGCGGCGTACGGCCGTCTCCTCCCGCCGGTGGCGCTCGATCTGCCACCGCTCGGATCGCTGAACGTGCACGCGTCGCTGCTGCCCGCGCTGCGCGGCGCGGCCCCCATCAACTGGGCCATCATCCGGGGGCACCGCGAGTCCGGGGTCAGCATCCAGCGCATGGTCGCGGAACTCGATGCCGGCCCCGTGCTCGGACAGACGCGGATCCCCATCCCGGCGACGATGACGGCCGGGGAACTCTACGCGGAGGCCGCGAAGGCGGGGGGCGCACGGCTCGTCGCCGTGCTCGACGACCTGGCGTCCGGGCGGGCGGTGGAGCGGGCCCAGGACGACGCGGGCGCGACGTGGGCGCCGAAGCTCGACCGCGAGACGGCGCGCATCGACTGGTCGCGCCCCGCGGCCGAAGTCGCGAACTGGCTCCGCGGCTGCGACCCTTGGCCCGCCGCGTGGACGTCGCTGGCCGCGCCCGCCGCGCTCGCCGGGAGAACCCTGCAGTGCTTCGAACCGGGCGTCGACGGCCCCCGCCCGGACGGCGCCGACGCCGGAGGCACCCGCTCGGGGACGGCGCCCGGCACGGTCGTGCGAGCGGATCCCGTTCGGGGACTGCGCGTCGCGACGGGATCGGGCACGGTCACCGTCGGCGCCGTGAAACCGGCCGGCCGCCGCCGCATGAGCGCGGCCGAGTGGGTGCGAGGCCTCCCGGATCCGAAGGAGGTCCGCTTCGACTGAGTCACGAATCCCGCGATTGCACGTCCTCGTCTCGGAGCGGGAACTGGGCGACCCGCGCGGCCCGGGCGAGCTGACCGCGGTCGAGCGCGTGCTGGAGGGCGCGGCCCCGCTCGCGATCCATCTGCGGGCCCGGATCGGCGCCCGGCGGCTGTTCGGCGTCGCGGCCCGGCTCGCCCCCATCGCGTCCCGCGCCGGGAGTTGGCTCGTCGTGAACGGGCGGCCCGATGTGGCGCTGGCGGCGGGTGCGCGGGCCGTACAACTTGGGCGCACGGCGCTCGGAGTGGAGGAGACGCGCCGGGTGGTCCGGGCGTGCGCGGGAAGGCTCGCGATCGGGGCCTCCGTGCACGATGCGGAGGGGGCGTTGCGAGCCGCCCGGGAGGGCGCCGACTACCTCGTGCTCGGCACGATCTACGCGACGCCCTCGCACCCGGGGGTCGAGGGAAGCGGTCCCGCCGCCGTGTCCGCGGTCCGCCGCCGACTGACCGCCCACCGGCTTGCCGTTCATCGGCTGTCCGCCCGGCGTCCGCCTCCCATTCTCGCGATCGGCGGCGTCGACGCGGATCGGATCGAGGAGGTGACGGAGGCCGGGGCGCACGGCATCGTGGTGGGGAGGGCCGTGTGGTCCGCACGCGACCCGGCGCGAGCCGCGCGGGACCTCCGCAGACAACTCGACCGGCTGGACCGGCGGGATCGTTGACCGGATGCGAACGACCCGCCGGACGGACCGCGAACCGGATACGGACTTCATGGAGATCATGCAGATACAGGTGAACGGACGGGAGCGAGACATTCCCGCGGGAACGTCCGTCGCGGCGTTGCTCCGGGATCTCGGACTCGATGGACGGACGCTCGTCGTCGAACTGAACCGGCGGATCGTCCGCCCGCCCGAGGTCGAGAGCGTGCGACTGGAGGCGGGGGACCGCGTCGAACTCGTCCATTTTGTGGGAGGCGGATGAGATGGCCCCCCTCGAAATCGCCGGCCGCACGTTCGCGTCCCGGCTCATCGTCGGAACGGGGAAATACCCGAGTCCCGAGATCATGCTCGAAGCGATCCGGGCCTCCGGCGCCGACATGGTCACGGTCGCGGTGCGCCGGGTCGACATCGAGAACCCGGACCGCGACGACATCCTCCGCACGCTGAGCCCGGACGAGTTCAGCCTCCTGCCGAACACCGCCGCCTGCTACAGCGCCGAGGAGGCGATCCGCGCGGCGCGGCTGGGGCGGGCGGCGGGCATGAGCGACTGGGTGAAGCTCGAAGTCATCGGTGACTCCGACACGCTCCTCCCCCATACGGAGGAGCTGATCGAGGCCACGCGCGTGCTCGTCGCCGAGGGGTTCGTCGTGCTCCCGTACACGAACGACGATCTCATCACGGCGTTGCGGCTCGAGGAGGCCGGGGCTGCCGCCGTGATGCCGCTCGCCTCGCCGATCGGGAGCGGCCTCGGGCTCCTCAACCCGCTCAACATCCGCATCATCAAGT of Candidatus Palauibacter soopunensis contains these proteins:
- a CDS encoding thiazole synthase, yielding MAPLEIAGRTFASRLIVGTGKYPSPEIMLEAIRASGADMVTVAVRRVDIENPDRDDILRTLSPDEFSLLPNTAACYSAEEAIRAARLGRAAGMSDWVKLEVIGDSDTLLPHTEELIEATRVLVAEGFVVLPYTNDDLITALRLEEAGAAAVMPLASPIGSGLGLLNPLNIRIIKSRLSVPVIVDAGVGTASDACATMEQGVDGILMNTAIAEAEDPVEMAGAMRLAVEAGRRAYVAGRMPRREWAVPSSPLEGVPPPA
- a CDS encoding thiamine phosphate synthase, translating into MHVLVSERELGDPRGPGELTAVERVLEGAAPLAIHLRARIGARRLFGVAARLAPIASRAGSWLVVNGRPDVALAAGARAVQLGRTALGVEETRRVVRACAGRLAIGASVHDAEGALRAAREGADYLVLGTIYATPSHPGVEGSGPAAVSAVRRRLTAHRLAVHRLSARRPPPILAIGGVDADRIEEVTEAGAHGIVVGRAVWSARDPARAARDLRRQLDRLDRRDR
- the fmt gene encoding methionyl-tRNA formyltransferase, which gives rise to MRVLFWGTPEFGLPSLEAMRGAGHDIAGVVTNPDRPAGRGRRPRTSPVKAWAIEAGLPVLQPERPGEEAFLAAARRLRPDISVVAAYGRLLPPVALDLPPLGSLNVHASLLPALRGAAPINWAIIRGHRESGVSIQRMVAELDAGPVLGQTRIPIPATMTAGELYAEAAKAGGARLVAVLDDLASGRAVERAQDDAGATWAPKLDRETARIDWSRPAAEVANWLRGCDPWPAAWTSLAAPAALAGRTLQCFEPGVDGPRPDGADAGGTRSGTAPGTVVRADPVRGLRVATGSGTVTVGAVKPAGRRRMSAAEWVRGLPDPKEVRFD
- the tgt gene encoding tRNA guanosine(34) transglycosylase Tgt; translated protein: MTGPADGGRFDVEGTSGRARAATLRLSRGTIHTPCFMPVGTLGTVKSLTPGELRDAGVEVLLGNAYHLYLRPGTRVIEELGGLHRFMGWDGPILTDSGGFQVFSLARINRIDDDGVTFRSHLDGSKHRLTPELSMEIQAAIGSDIRMAFDECPPGESSPEAARAAVERTLAWLARCRASHEALRDAQRDAPPGGDGLLFPIVQGASYDDLRLESVERTLALGDWPGVGIGGLSVGEEKEVTHRVLDGIEPALPQDRPRYLMGVGYPDDVIEAVRRGVDMFDCVAPTRNGRNGTAFTAEGRLNIKGARFASDPAPLDETCDCPCCAGYSRAYLRHLFVSGELLGLRLLSLHNVRFLIRLTSRARAAILRGEYDRWADDWLATYRRGSPRPATEQEGEDGRC
- the thiS gene encoding sulfur carrier protein ThiS; this encodes MQIQVNGRERDIPAGTSVAALLRDLGLDGRTLVVELNRRIVRPPEVESVRLEAGDRVELVHFVGGG
- the yajC gene encoding preprotein translocase subunit YajC translates to MLMLNLMGAPEGGTANPAATMMMMFGFIAIFYFIFFRPQRKQQKEHAELVKNLKRGDKVSTIGGIVGEIVHLTNDIVTIRSGDTRIEVERSKIGRVNP
- the def gene encoding peptide deformylase, with amino-acid sequence MILDIRIFGDPVLREKCAPVTEIDDEVRRLAADMQETMYDADGIGLAAPQVGVPIRLFVYDVREEGVSPGVLVNPEIVEEKGAVKEEEGCLSIPGLSETVERSESIVARGLGLDGQPVEIRADGILSRCIQHERDHLDGILFLDRVSPLKRKILLAKWRKQERD